The segment ATCTCTCTTTGTAGCTTTACCATCTCCTAATCTGCCTCATTCAAACAGATGTATAAATGGCATGCGGTCGACGGCTAGACAATCAGAAAGTAgacaacattaggtcgacaagtcaaatgtggacagtattatatGGCTAGGGATAGGGTTGGTGTTAGGGATATTACTGTCGACCTAATGATGCTGTCGACATTTGACTTGTCAACCTAATGATACTGTATAAACATAATATATGATGAGTCACATAGCTCTGGTAATAGGAGTACTTGGACAAATAAGCGAAATGCTAAATTTAAAGGAGCATTACATGCAAATATAGAGCTGCTAATACTAAATAATCTAATACATGAAAATGCATTTGAGATGttggtttcatcagaggttggGTAGGGGGCATTTTCTATACATACCAGACTTGCTCTCTGGTATGCCTTTTATATATAGCTTGAAGTGGTGCAATTTGCTTCAATGGCTATTATTACAAGATAAACAAGTGTGCCTGTCGCTTacacacactggaggcagccatgttgatGGCTGAGTCAATATCCATGTGAACGCAGCCTAATAATTCACTTGGAAATAGTGACACCACCGAAGTTGAAATTGAATCATTGTATTCTCATAAAGAGGATGTTTCTATAATGTATAGAGGACAGGTTCACTGGGATTCAAATCACGATCTATGTCACTGTCAGATCATTTAACTACTGAGCCATCATCATCTTATGCTCTTTCCATCTGGTTGTAGGTTTGTGATTCCGACACTGTATTGGATCCAGCATGCACTGCGGAAATGCTGCGTATTTTAGAGGAGGACCCTAATGTGGGTGGTGTTGGAGGAGATGTTCAGGTAACATTAAGCCATCCTTTTTCCTGcttgttgaaaaaaaatggggatcACCTCCGGATTCTGAATAAGTGGCTGATTATAAATCGTTATTGCATATTTCATGACCTTTATACACTTTGCTATAGTGATCACTGACTCATTTGTTACCTCTTACTGCCTCTAATGTCCACTTTTTCCTTACAGATCCTGAATAAATATGATTCCTGGATCTCCTTCTTGAGCAGCGTACGATACTGGATGGCATTTAACGTAGAGCGAGCTTGCCAGTCCTACTTTGGCTGTGTACAGTGCATCAGCGGCCCCCTGGGAATGTATCGAAACAGTCTGCTGCAGTACCTCCTAGAAGACTGGTACCACCAGACGTTCCTCGGCCAGAAGTGTAGCTTTGGGGATGACCGACACCTCACCAATCGAGTGCTGAGCATGGGCTACAGGACTAAGTACACAGCGCGATCCAGGTGTCTGACGGAGACGCCCACCAAGTATCTGCGCTGGTTGAATCAGCAAACACGGTGGAGTAAGTCGTATTTTCGGGAATGGTTGTACAATGCACTGTGGTTCCACAAGCATCACCTATGGATGACTTACGAGTCCGTGGTCACAGGCTTCTTTCCTTTCTTCCTGGTGGCCACGGTGGTGCAACTCTTTTACCGTGGCCGTATCTGGAACATAATGCTCTTCCTGTTGACCGTGCAGCTAGTGGGCATAGTGAAGGCAACTTATGCCTGCTTTCTACGTGGCAATGCGGAAATGATTTTCATGTCTTTGTATTCTCTCCTCTACATGACCAGTCTGCTACCAGCCAAAATGTTTGCAGTGATCACAATCAACAAGTCCGGATGGGGGACATCAGGACGGAGGAAGCTGGTGGTGAACTTCATGGGCATAGTACCTGTGTCAGTCTGGTTCTGCGTCCTACTGGGTGGGCTAGTGTACACCGCATACTGCCAGAGTCAGGATCCATTCACTGAGACAGAACTTTTATTCCTGGTCACAGGAGCGGTCTTGTACGGGTGTTACTGGTTAGCATTGCTCAGTGTCTATTTGGCTATTGTTGCCCGGCGCTGTGGTACGAAACAGGAACTTTATAGCCTGGCATTATCAGAGGTGTGAAGGAGAAGGCGAGGTCTAGCTTGAATGGACACCACAAAAACTTGAATTATCATTGGGGGATATGGCTGGACCAACCAAAACGCAAGACCTGCAGGGCATGCTTCCGGAACTGTAGGGTAAAGAAGGATCAAAAGAGGTCTCTTCCTGAATGTTCTATGAGGAGGATCCATGGACCGTTCCACACCAGCAAAGTCTTACAGAGATAAGACCGTACTATGCAAACATATACCTCAGGCAGATCACAATAACAGCAAGATGCCAAAGCAATAAGAGCCATTATTGGCACAGCCTTAACACGTCCATAATTATCCTCTCGATACTG is part of the Mixophyes fleayi isolate aMixFle1 chromosome 10, aMixFle1.hap1, whole genome shotgun sequence genome and harbors:
- the HAS3 gene encoding hyaluronan synthase 3, with the translated sequence MAVFDVSLPDSLLAQMPGRLQTALKILGTSLFALLVLGGILAAYVTGYQFIHTDHHHLSFGLYGAILGLHLLAQSIFAFLEHRRMRKGGKIPTGNSTVALCIAAYQEDPEYLRKCLQSVRRLSYPHLRVVMVVDGNSEDDRYMMDIFREVMGSEGTCCYMWDNNYHEPGEGGQEGERGVQELVQKFQYSCIMQKWGGKREVMYTAFRALGDSVDYVQVCDSDTVLDPACTAEMLRILEEDPNVGGVGGDVQILNKYDSWISFLSSVRYWMAFNVERACQSYFGCVQCISGPLGMYRNSLLQYLLEDWYHQTFLGQKCSFGDDRHLTNRVLSMGYRTKYTARSRCLTETPTKYLRWLNQQTRWSKSYFREWLYNALWFHKHHLWMTYESVVTGFFPFFLVATVVQLFYRGRIWNIMLFLLTVQLVGIVKATYACFLRGNAEMIFMSLYSLLYMTSLLPAKMFAVITINKSGWGTSGRRKLVVNFMGIVPVSVWFCVLLGGLVYTAYCQSQDPFTETELLFLVTGAVLYGCYWLALLSVYLAIVARRCGTKQELYSLALSEV